One part of the Parambassis ranga chromosome 8, fParRan2.1, whole genome shotgun sequence genome encodes these proteins:
- the rai1 gene encoding retinoic acid-induced protein 1 isoform X2: MQSFRERSGGYHSNQPCYQQEPHELSRLETYRQHPHHPHPQHPHPGPGPHPGPGPGHTRSSYEAHSLANPTTMPPAGGPGIGGGPKDCYSQQTYAGYPGNGGGSGNGNGGSAPSQTKKSFRGSKVPQPNPSQHMQGPGGYSNHMGPGNYSAQYMSEGHLQQKWEDPAQLAQFDQELVGRLESSGTPAPSSSQYMDQNILAHSQTQCHQPSTPAYTSPHHQPHPPNPAPSPLMYPQSHLHYPQHSPSPSPYIEKCSTIPHCYKGYNMPPNSQYGRQMNSHGNLKQGGYRPTQNSYGYQQPPSRNYEQQPPLHAMTNPQEPHPKYQHFNQPQQNYCLSELPVRSPEQYYQTCSPSSSHSPARSVGRSPSYSSTPSPLMTNPESFQYGQPPMTPGAASSSSSSSAGLQEPASTNAMLMPPRSHPSPNVPHAAPHSYTTTQQVPTMKERFSEKLLSNPSLWSLNALTSQVENISNNVQQLLLSEALVANKKGSKRNSGGSSSSAGSGASKKGEEYKSPPYPDSGSSVSGGPMQDPYSTPQHQPLPMELHEGGYSSSSEEPLERGYYYFGQGRSPAQAHNNTQLSLDTASSCSMASPDDMSTRSGDSGLHNLTPDPIRCQSGQGGDGMSTPVKSIGDERSPTSITTPSPLKQERDSPSDIQHVNEPVKENFEESAWTEKLADKEEVTTERTLSDSERDLDTTKSTERIEKWADEEDEKCSAVYSNENKDSTEKNYCYGESVYQGVQSKYDPDARDSVEQSPAGLSDSSHKDHFGQEMKSEAFQSESPTASESSVKTLPFISSGDLEPDQYSTEKEDSSENTSPTPRVEALEERNSDKRESRDQENEEGVEEEGGREEEVTEEDQEELQKQQKCPLSPPLSAEIKVDLEEEEEKMSQSSPEEHMNNRDGLEKPSGNLDSKTEIQSIELHAGNECAGPPAHPNAAAVTAAADASARESAIGDTAPQPQSAMPVFSALNDKATPPVQARDHIDHSDAKVLEPDSPQLPGKSILPSAPSWADTPPSPKKGDEDMEPGISCSSAVTPQAKPEPVAPSAQPRAFGRKHARGRRRIMHSGVGIRRQLSLEREGEKEEDGTHLPPQKPSMPPSKTVLFSEQMDLAHKESIVSQTPKMLTDAFRSRMCTRSFNAPDLGPKVEPHVKRKPGPKPGSKPGPKPGPKPGPKPGSKSGAKPGPKPGPKPGLKPGPKPGMKPGSKPGQKPGPKPVLIEADLPPKIESPPKRKPGPKPGSKTGPKPGSKPGPKPALKPGPKPGPKPAPKPGDVLPHNDTVPTKGQVGRPKGSVSKTRLVQQEETIQPFTGLQRGRKSKPVNQDVKSIQTEEKPTNQEAKAPEKESKNMVLRSRKPSQEKLSKEKPLSEEIKTQTLAEIKDDVSPKVEELMEETSTPIPKSVNNTDVSEVSTTPPVPSEQSEEKTTFPLKRKPIPEISPIPVKKKRGPKPKPKTLAPQPPLLEQVVTTPKEKVVRGPKRKRGPPKKDPVVTSVTKETPLNISGPDSTNDTHVVLPQCPTKTKVLPPRKGRGQKYEAMVQKITSPSSKKHLPIPQLDSNQNDDVTTKVLSEHVLKEGETSILINSTESRREGVKQHEGAVKKEEVAQEREQHEQKSTPEGVRQGVEDNVVNKNETIQEKLKPGTHIDVTTDKDWSSIEAPGEWTQQNLENVSVSEVKSSRTKRKRWAMVESTDASVLALEAGSLIVTTPRLAKQRAIKNNHEMHLKQRRKKRKGQVPPEDEETIEEEPNLETTEQQEMGEEKVTPTESTAPLLNSPDDTIEPVHATSTEFIHKPRRGRKPLVNPSKRKSSKASSEQIPGKPIKIHKKPGPKPGMKDAMEVIEAVVRAAGCEQAEKEEREKEERERRERESTEKPETCIVGPVVTVSEKQTEIISVKRFRRRPVHQNSKLSFCPHVRINNSRDFSSWCAIINKPEDAAVFQRRRKKGILRMRNPFTVAKVAPHAAAMLQGPMVKKNLIDRCLTCSLCGKPANYKDLGDLCGPYYTEDGVPRKILTTGYAESFREESDRITDKTSNSSEQPGSSSKTEEEGSTEKEGDTEASTEEGSSSRHHHWRYRRAERKERLVQEGGPRRVTLRERLRRMKQLQTISTDLPGDQGSNDSMFQKLQMEAELREHWAHENCAIWTKGIIMVAGRLYGLKEAANNSAQTSCYKCQIVGASLSCCWRGCSHKYHYVCAKEIGCTFHEDDFSIKCPKHEDL, from the exons ATGCAGTCCTTCCGTGAGCGCAGTGGTGGTTACCACAGCAACCAACCCTGCTACCAGCAGGAGCCCCATGAATTATCCCGCCTGGAGACCTACCGGCAACACCCGCACCATCCCCATCCACAGCACCCGCACCCAGGCCCCGGTCCACATCCAGGCCCGGGGCCAGGGCACACGAGGTCAAGCTATGAGGCCCATTCACTCGCAAACCCTACAACCATGCCTCCAGCTGGTGGACCAGGAATTGGAGGAGGACCCAAGGACTGTTACAGCCAGCAAACCTACGCTGGTTACCCAGGAAATGGTGGAGGGAGTGGGAATGGAAATGGGGGCTCAGCACCCTCACAGACAAAGAAATCCTTCAGAGGAAGCAAAGTACCCCAACCCAACCCCAGTCAGCACATGCAGGGTCCTGGGGGCTACAGTAACCACATGGGGCCTGGGAACTACTCGGCCCAATATATGAGCGAGGGGCATCTGCAGCAGAAGTGGGAGGATCCAGCACAATTAGCACAGTTTGACCAGGAGCTAGTGGGACGTTTGGAATCCAGTGGTACCCCTGCACCTAGCTCCTCTCAATACATGGACCAGAATATTCTGGCGCATTCTCAGACCCAGTGCCACCAGCCGTCTACCCCTGCTTATACCAGCCCCCATCACCAACCACACCCTCCAAACCCTGCACCCTCACCCCTCATGTACCCTCAGAGTCACCTGCACTACCCACAGCACTCACCCTCTCCGTCACCATACATAGAAAAGTGCAGCACTATTCCCCATTGTTATAAAGGTTACAACATGCCACCAAATTCCCAGTATGGGAGACAAATGAACAGCCATGGCAATCTGAAGCAGGGAGGCTACAGGCCGACCCAGAACAGTTATGGTTACCAGCAGCCTCCCTCCAGAAATTATGAGCAACAGCCCCCTTTACATGCCATGACCAACCCCCAAGAGCCCCACCCTAAATACCAACACTTTAACCAACCCCAACAAAACTACTGTCTCTCAGAGCTGCCTGTGAGGTCACCTGAACAGTATTATCAGACGTGTAGTCCCTCCTCGAGCCACTCCCCTGCACGCTCAGTGGGGCGCTCCCCTTCATACAGTTCTACTCCTTCACCACTAATGACGAACCCAGAGTCATTTCAGTATGGCCAACCACCCATGACCCCTGgggcagcctcctcctcctcgtcctcttcagCTGGTTTGCAGGAGCCAGCCAGTACCAACGCCATGTTAATGCCCCCACGCTCACACCCTTCACCTAACGTACCCCACGCAGCCCCCCACAGCTACACTACTACACAACAGGTTCCCACTATGAAAGAACGCTTCTCAGAGAAGCTATTATCAAACCCCAGCTTGTGGAGCTTGAATGCCCTCACCTCTCAGGTGGAGAATATCTCCAACAATGTCCAGCAGCTACTGCTCTCAGAGGCCCTGGTGGCAAACAAAAAAGGTAGTAAGCGCAAcagtggtggcagcagcagcagtgctggaaGTGGAGCTTCAAAAAAGGGGGAGGAGTACAAGAGTCCTCCATATCCAGATAGTGGAAGTAGTGTTAGTGGGGGCCCAATGCAGGACCCTTACTCTACCCCTCAGCACCAACCATTGCCCATGGAGCTCCATGAGGGGGGTTACTCCAGCAGTAGTGAGGAACCACTGGAGAGGGGTTACTACTACTTTGGCCAGGGCAGAAGTCCCGCCCAGGCCCATAACAACACACAACTCAGCTTGGACACAGCATCTTCATGTTCAATGGCATCTCCAGATGATATGTCTACCAGGTCTGGAGACTCGGGTCTGCACAACCTAACCCCTGACCCTATTAGATGTCAGTCAGGGCAGGGAGGAGATGGTATGAGCACTCCAGTGAAGAGCATTGGCGACGAGAGGTCTCCAACAAGCATCACAACCCCTAGTCCCCTGAAACAAGAACGAGACTCTCCTTCAGATATACAGCATGTCAATGAGCCTGTCAAAGAAAATTTCGAAGAATCAGCATGGACTGAGAAATTAGCTGACAAAGAAGAGGTGACGACAGAAAGAACTTTGTCTGACAGTGAGAGAGATTTAGACACAACAAAATCTACAGAGAGGATAGAGAAATGGgcagatgaagaggatgagaaaTGCTCAGCTGTCTACAGCAATGAAAACAAAGactcaacagaaaaaaactattgCTATGGGGAGTCAGTGTACCAAGGGGTCCAGAGCAAATATGACCCTGATGCAAGAGATTCAGTAGAACAGTCACCGGCCGGCCTGTCTGATTCCAGCCACAAAGATCACTTTGGCCAAGAGATGAAATCAGAGGCATTCCAGTCTGAGTCGCCAACTGCATCTGAGagctcagtgaaaacattgCCTTTCATTTCTAGTGGTGACCTTGAGCCAGATCAATATTCCACAGAGAAGGAGGACAGCTCAGAAAACACCTCTCCAACCCCCCGAGTTGAAGCCTTGGAAGAGAGAAACTCAgacaagagagagagcagagatcAAGAGAATGAAGAAGGggtggaagaggagggaggacgAGAGGAAGAAGTCACTGAAGAGGATCAAGAAGAAttgcagaaacagcagaaatgtCCTCTTTCCCCTCCTTTGTCTGCAGAAATTAAGGTGGatctggaagaagaagaggaaaaaatgagcCAATCATCACCCGAGGAGCACATGAATAATAGAGATGGACTAGAGAAGCCTTCTGGAAATCTTGACAGCAAGACAGAGATCCAGAGCATTGAGCTCCATGCTGGCAATGAGTGTGCAGGACCGCCTGCCCATCCAAATGCTGCAGCAgtaactgcagcagcagacgCATCTGCAAGGGAGTCAGCCATTGGTGACACGGCCCCTCAGCCTCAGTCTGCAATGCCAGTCTTCTCTGCACTCAATGACAAAGCAACACCCCCAGTTCAGGCTAGGGATCATATTGATCACAGTGATGCTAAAGTGCTAGAGCCAGACTCTCCTCAGTTGCCAGGGAAATCAATACTTCCATCAGCCCCCTCCTGGGCAGACACTCCACCTTCCCCCAAAAAGGGTGATGAGGATATGGAGCCAGGTATCAGCTGCTCAAGTGCTGTGACCCCCCAGGCCAAGCCAGAGCCTGTGGCCCCGTCTGCTCAGCCAAGGGCATTTGGACGTAAGCATGCCAGGGGCAGAAGAAGAATAATGCATTCAGGTGTGGGAATCCGGCGACAGCTAAGCTTGGAGAGGGAAGGTGAAAAAGAAGAGGACGGAACCCACTTGCCTCCACAAAAACCCAGCATGCCTCCAAGCAAAACTGTGCTTTTCTCAGAACAAATGGATCTAGCTCATAAGGAATCTATTGTGAGCCAGACCCCCAAAATGCTGACTGATGCATTTCGATCCAGAATGTGCACTCGCTCATTCAATGCACCTGACTTGGGACCCAAAGTTGAACCTCATGTGAAGAGAAAACCAGGCCCAAAACCAGGCTCAAAGCCTGGACCAAAACCAGGGCCCAAACCTGGTCCAaaacctgggtcaaaatcaggAGCAAAACCAGGGCCAAAACCAGGACCCAAACCTGGCTTAAAGCCAGGACCAAAACCTGGGATGAAACCTGGGTCAAAACCGGGACAAAAACCAGGACCAAAACCTGTGTTAATTGAAGCAGATTTGCCACCGAAAATTGAGTCTCCTCCAAAACGTAAACCTGGACCCAAGCCAGGGTCAAAAACTGGTCCAAAACCTGGATCAAAACCTGGACCAAAACCAGCTTTAAAACCAGGTCCAAAACCAGGACCTAAGCCAGCACCCAAGCCTGGAGATGTTTTGCCCCACAACGACACTGTACCCACCAAAGGCCAAGTGGGTCGCCCCAAAGGCTCAGTATCCAAAACTAGGCTAGTTCAACAAGAAGAAACCATCCAACCTTTTACAGGACTacaaagaggcagaaaaagtAAACCAGTAAACCAAGATGTAAAATCAATACAAACAGAGGAAAAACCAACGAACCAAGAAGCAAAGGCACCAGAGAAGGAGAGTAAGAACATGGTTTTAAGATCCAGAAAGCCCTCACAGGAAAAACTGTCAAAAGAAAAACCCCTCAGTGAGGAGATTAAAACCCAGACACTAGCAGAAATTAAAGATGATGTTTCTCCAAAGGTAGAGGAGCTCATGGAAGAGACTAGCACTCCAATTCCTAAATCGGTCAAcaacacagatgtttcagaggTCTCAACCACACCCCCGGTCCCTAGTGAACAGTCTGAAGAAAAGACAACCTTTCCACTTAAACGGAAACCCATCCCAGAGATTTCTCCAATACCAGTAAAGAAAAAGAGAGGTCCAAAGCCCAAACCAAAAACACTGGCACCCCAGCCTCCCCTGCTGGAACAGGTTGTCACTACACCGAAAGAGAAGGTTGTCCGGGGCCCTAAAAGAAAGCGAGGGCCACCCAAAAAAGACCCCGTGGTCACTTCTGTAACCAAAGAAACTCCTCTGAACATCAGTGGACCTGACAGCACTAATGACACCCATGTGGTGCTTCCTCAATGTCCCACTAAAACAAAGGTTCTCCCACCACGCAAAGGCAGGGGACAGAAATATGAGGCCATGGTGCAGAAAATTACATCTCCTAGCTCAAAAAAACACCTCCCAATTCCACAGCTAGACAGCAATCAAAATGATGATGTGACAACCAAGGTTTTGTCTGAACACGTCTTAAAGGAAGGTGAGACTTCTATACTGATAAATAGCACTGAGTCTAGACGAGAAGGAGTGAAACAGCATGAAGGGGCAGtaaaaaaggaggaggtggCACAAGAAAGAGAACAGCATGAACAGAAATCAACACCAGAGGGGGTGAGACAAGGGGTGGAAGATAATGTTGTAAATAAGAATGAAACAATACAGGAAAAGCTCAAACCAGGGACTCACATTGATGTCACAACTGACAAGGACTGGAGTTCAATAGAAGCTCCTGGTGAGTGGACACAACAGAACTTAgaaaatgtgtctgtttctgaAGTCAAATCTTCCAGAACCAAAAGGAAGAGATGGGCGATGGTGGAAAGTACAGATGCCTCAGTTCTAGCCTTGGAAGCAGGGAGCCTAATAGTGACAACACCGAGGCTGGCTAAGCAGAGGGCGATTAAAAACAACCATGAAATGCACctcaaacagaggaggaagaagagaaaaggcCAAGTCCCTCCAGAGGATGAAGAGACAATTGAGGAGGAGCCAAACCTggaaacaacagaacaacaggAGATGGGAGAAGAGAAAGTAACCCCCACCGAGTCCACAGCGCCTCTGCTGAACAGTCCAGATGACACCATAGAACCCGTCCATGCTACCAGTACAGAATTTATCCATAAACCGCGAAGAGGCAGAAAACCATTGGTGAATCCATCCAAAAGGAAAAGCAGCAAAGCCTCTTCAGAGCAGATCCCTGGCAAACCCATTAAGATCCACAAAAAACCAGGGCCAAAACCTGGGATGAAAGATGCTATGGAGGTAATCGAGGCAGTAGTCAGGGCTGCAGGATGTGAGCAGGctgaaaaagaggagagagaaaaggaagaaagggaaagaagagagagagagagtacagaAAAACCAGAGACATGTATTGTTGGACCTGTAGTGACAGtgtcagaaaaacagacagagatcATCTCTGTAAAAAGATTTCGGCGCAGACCAGTCCATCAAAATTCAAAACTGTCTTTCTGTCCTCATGTAAGGATTAACAACTCCAGAGACTTTTCCTCTTGGTGTGCCATCATCAACAAGCCAGAGGACGCAGCAGTGTTCCAGAGACGGAGAAAAAAGGGCATACTCAGAATGAGAAATCCATTCACAGTCGCAAAGGTGGCGCCACACGCTGCAGCCATGCTACAGGGACCCATGGTAAAGAAAAACCTAATCGACAGGTGTCTTACATGTAGCCTGTGTGGGAAGCCAGCAAATTACAAAGACCTTGGTGATTTGTGTGGCCCTTACTACACAGAGGATGGCGTTCCACGGAAGATTCTGACAACTGGGTATGCAGAATCCTTCAGGGAAGAGTCAGACAGGATCACTGACAAGACCAGTAACAGCAGTGAACAACCGGGCAGCTCctcaaagacagaggaggagggcagcaCAGAAAAGGAGGGAGATACAGAAGCATCCACCGAGGAGGGCAGTAGTAGCAGGCACCATCACTGGCGCTACCGACGggcagagagaaaggaaaggtTGGTTCAAGAGGGTGGTCCACGAAGAGTAACGCTACGAGAGAGGTTAAGAAGGATGAAGCAGCTCCAAACTATCAGCACAGACCTCCCAGGAGACCAAGGAAGCAATGACAGCATGTTTCAAAAGCTGCAAATGGAGGCAGAGTTGAGGGAGCACTGGGCCCACGAAAACTGTGCCATCTGGACCAAGGGGATCATTATGGTGGCCGGGAGACTGTATGGACTGAAGGAGGCTGCCAACAACTCAGCCCAAACG AGCTGCTACAAGTGCCAGATTGTGGGGGCGTCTCTCAGCTGCTGTTGGAGAGGCTGCTCTCATAAATACCACTATGTCTGCGCCAAAGAGATAG GCTGCACATTCCATGAGGATGACTTCTCCATCAAATGTCCTAAACACGAg GATCTGTAA